Below is a window of Synechococcus sp. RSCCF101 DNA.
GCGGACCTGATGCTCCAGACCGCAGCCACACTGGCGCGTCACGGCTATGGCCACTACGAGATCTCGAACTTCGCCCTGCCCGGGCACGCCTCCCGCCACAACCGCGTCTACTGGAGCGGCGCCGGCTGGTGGGGCTTCGGGCTGGGAGCCACCAGCGCCCCTGCGGGCACAAGGGAGAGCCGGCCCCGGACCCGAGCTGCCTACGAGGCCTGGTTGCGGGATCGGCTGACCCCATCAGAGGCTCCTGAACCCGGCCTGTTGGCGCTGCTGCCCTTCGATGAGCAGGTGCTGGTGGGACTCCGGCGCCGGGAGGGGGTGCACCTGAGCCGGCTGGCTGAGGCCTGCGCCATTGAACCCGCCGCCCTGGCCGACCTGATCCAGCGTTGGCAGCCTTGGCTCCAGAGCGGCCTGCTGCAGCGTGCCGGGGGGCGCTGGTGGCTCAGCGAACCGGAGGGAATGGCCCTCAGCAATGGCCCGTTGCGGGAGCTGCTCGACTGGTGGGATGCGTGGCCGGATGCTGCTGCTGCTGAAGAACCCAGTCCCGCAGGGTCTCCCCGAACAGCCGACCCCCCTCCAGCAGTGGCGGGCTGAAGGGCGGGGCGGCCTCGCTGAGGCCCAGCAGATCCGCGCTGACCCTGACCTGGCCGTCGCAGTCGTCACCGGCACCGATGCCGATCACCGGGATGCTCAGGCGATGGCGCAGTCGGCCGGCCAGGGTTGAGGGGATGTGCTCCAGCACGAGTGCGAAGCAGCCGGCGGCCTGAAGGGCCAGTGCCTGCTGCTCCAGGCGCTCCTGGCTCACCGGATCGCCGCCCTGGCGGCGGTAGCCGAGCTGATGCACCGACTGGGGCGTGAGGCCGACGTGGCCCATGACCGGGATGCCCATCCGCACCAGCCGGTCGATCACCTCCAGGATCTCGGGCTCGGCGCCCTCCACTTTCACCGCGGCCGCCGGCGCCTCCTTGAGGGCGCGGCCGGCGGCCGCCACCGCGTCATCCGGTCCGCACTGGTAGCTCAGAAACGGCAGATCGCAGATCAGCAGCGGCTGGAGATGGGGCGGGGGCAGGAGCCCGCGCCCTACAGCCCGGCAGTGGTGCAGCATGTCCTCCAGGGTGACCGGAAGGGTTGTGGCATGGCCCAGGGCGGTCATGGCCAGGGAATCTCCCACCAGCAGCACATCGGCACCGGAGTCCTGCACCCACCGGGCCGAGAGAGCGTCCCAGGCCGTGAGCGCCAGGATCGGCCGGCCGTG
It encodes the following:
- the panB gene encoding 3-methyl-2-oxobutanoate hydroxymethyltransferase, with the translated sequence MRPDDLIRYKRHGRPILALTAWDALSARWVQDSGADVLLVGDSLAMTALGHATTLPVTLEDMLHHCRAVGRGLLPPPHLQPLLICDLPFLSYQCGPDDAVAAAGRALKEAPAAAVKVEGAEPEILEVIDRLVRMGIPVMGHVGLTPQSVHQLGYRRQGGDPVSQERLEQQALALQAAGCFALVLEHIPSTLAGRLRHRLSIPVIGIGAGDDCDGQVRVSADLLGLSEAAPPFSPPLLEGGRLFGETLRDWVLQQQQHPATHPTSRAAPATGHC